A window from Schistosoma haematobium chromosome 1, whole genome shotgun sequence encodes these proteins:
- a CDS encoding hypothetical protein (EggNog:ENOG410VCJI~COG:T) — MSLTFNLDDHVPEPSTSVEELNKELTKMRKIVRAAKVYAFRDLMRNVKELREQMSRLGGCRRLESKIEHRISDIKLLHNLSVVRLCKRLLADEHDKKHLQKYGRNLTQEDRLVIRLKSSKPVSTFIKSFREKHEDWISLVHYLVYKNVSGKWKSREQKRRNRKVRGSLPLPPAPVKETGFSIPEDQSNNLSSYRIHNVCSESESCIKTLSVQHTLSGNSILSDTNSDMPEIITRLLERKGIKKSEDSNTMDNHTYMTNGSMEQTVNKPKRVKLPLKSDIKIETSFNSCHGNPAEIQQIDDSIFDDPLGNDDKDVRKLYKKNFVKQQHMKNYPSKLNSRKSYKKQNFTKFPYKMKQDNLQMPSTTSNLTEPVISELSKPGLHPSWEAKRLEKAKVMGLCKSSTKEVKRIIFDG; from the exons ATGTCTTTGACCTTCAACCTGGATGATCATGTTCCCGAGCCTTCCACTTCTGTAGAAGAATTAAACAAAGAATTAACTAAAATGCGTAAAATAGTGCGAGCTGCCAAG GTGTATGCATTCCGAGATTTGATGCGGAACGTCAAAGAATTACGAGAACAGATGTCTCGTCTTGGAGGCTGCAGACGATTAGAAAGCAAAATAGAACACAGAATTTCTGATATAAAGCTCCTGCACAACCTCTCGGTCGTCCGTTTATGCAAACGGTTATTGGCAGACGAACATGATAAAAAGCAC CTTCAGAAATATGGACGTAATCTCACTCAAGAAGACCGTTTAGTTATACGTCTCAAATCATCGAAACCTGTATCAACCTTCATCAAATCATTTCGTGAAAAACATGAGGACTGGATTAGTCTGGTTCATTATTTGGTTTACAAAAATGTGTCAGGTAAATGGAAGTCAAGAGAACAGAAACGTCGAAATAGGAAAGTTCGTGGATCCTTACCATTGCCTCCTGCACCTGTTAAGGAAACAGGATTTAGTATTCCGGAGGATCAAAG CAACAATCTCTCATCCTATCGTATTCACAACGTATGTTCAGAATCTGAAAGTTGCATAAAAACACTGTCAGTCCAACATACTCTTAGTGGTAATAGCATACTCAGTGATACTAATTCAGATATGCCAGAAATAATCACTCGGTTACTTGAACGAAAAGGTATTAAAAAAAGTGAAGATTCCAATACCATGGATAATCATACGTATATGACAAATGGATCAATGGAACAAACAGTAAATAAACCAAAGAGAGTAAAACTTCCATTAAAATCTGAT ATAAAGATCGAAACTTCATTCAATTCTTGTCATGGAAATCCTGCAGAAATACAACAAATTGATGATTCAATATTTGATGATCCTCTTGGTAATGATGATAAAGATGTCAGAAAATTATAT AAGAAAAATTTTGTGAAACAACAACACATGAAAAATTATCCTTCAAAACTAAATTCACGTAAATCTTATAAAAAACAAAACTTTACTAAATTTCCATACAAAATGAAACAAGATAATTTACAAATGCCTAGTACAACATCTAATCTTACAGAACCTGTTATATCTGAATTATCTAAACCTGGTTTACATCCATCATGGGAAGCTAAACGATTAGAAAAAGCAAAAGTTATGGGACTATGTAAAAGTTCAACGAAAGAAGTAAAACGTATTATATTTGATGGTTAA
- a CDS encoding hypothetical protein (EggNog:ENOG410VCJI~COG:T) — translation MRNVKELREQMSRLGGCRRLESKIEHRISDIKLLHNLSVVRLCKRLLADEHDKKHLQKYGRNLTQEDRLVIRLKSSKPVSTFIKSFREKHEDWISLVHYLVYKNVSGKWKSREQKRRNRKVRGSLPLPPAPVKETGFSIPEDQSNNLSSYRIHNVCSESESCIKTLSVQHTLSGNSILSDTNSDMPEIITRLLERKGIKKSEDSNTMDNHTYMTNGSMEQTVNKPKRVKLPLKSDIKIETSFNSCHGNPAEIQQIDDSIFDDPLGNDDKDVRKLYKKNFVKQQHMKNYPSKLNSRKSYKKQNFTKFPYKMKQDNLQMPSTTSNLTEPVISELSKPGLHPSWEAKRLEKAKVMGLCKSSTKEVKRIIFDG, via the exons ATGCGGAACGTCAAAGAATTACGAGAACAGATGTCTCGTCTTGGAGGCTGCAGACGATTAGAAAGCAAAATAGAACACAGAATTTCTGATATAAAGCTCCTGCACAACCTCTCGGTCGTCCGTTTATGCAAACGGTTATTGGCAGACGAACATGATAAAAAGCAC CTTCAGAAATATGGACGTAATCTCACTCAAGAAGACCGTTTAGTTATACGTCTCAAATCATCGAAACCTGTATCAACCTTCATCAAATCATTTCGTGAAAAACATGAGGACTGGATTAGTCTGGTTCATTATTTGGTTTACAAAAATGTGTCAGGTAAATGGAAGTCAAGAGAACAGAAACGTCGAAATAGGAAAGTTCGTGGATCCTTACCATTGCCTCCTGCACCTGTTAAGGAAACAGGATTTAGTATTCCGGAGGATCAAAG CAACAATCTCTCATCCTATCGTATTCACAACGTATGTTCAGAATCTGAAAGTTGCATAAAAACACTGTCAGTCCAACATACTCTTAGTGGTAATAGCATACTCAGTGATACTAATTCAGATATGCCAGAAATAATCACTCGGTTACTTGAACGAAAAGGTATTAAAAAAAGTGAAGATTCCAATACCATGGATAATCATACGTATATGACAAATGGATCAATGGAACAAACAGTAAATAAACCAAAGAGAGTAAAACTTCCATTAAAATCTGAT ATAAAGATCGAAACTTCATTCAATTCTTGTCATGGAAATCCTGCAGAAATACAACAAATTGATGATTCAATATTTGATGATCCTCTTGGTAATGATGATAAAGATGTCAGAAAATTATAT AAGAAAAATTTTGTGAAACAACAACACATGAAAAATTATCCTTCAAAACTAAATTCACGTAAATCTTATAAAAAACAAAACTTTACTAAATTTCCATACAAAATGAAACAAGATAATTTACAAATGCCTAGTACAACATCTAATCTTACAGAACCTGTTATATCTGAATTATCTAAACCTGGTTTACATCCATCATGGGAAGCTAAACGATTAGAAAAAGCAAAAGTTATGGGACTATGTAAAAGTTCAACGAAAGAAGTAAAACGTATTATATTTGATGGTTAA